The DNA sequence tcgaggatgtaacggataaaatctcgctctagcccaaatctttgggaatgagaggattttcggaaaaatcgaaaattaaaggtatattatgggcatttttgtttttttttttttgttcaaattttcgATTGCTTTTATTACGGAAAATACCAAAGAAAATCATCCTCTTGGcacttaatatatggtcttcatgtcacatttttcgaattaatcatcgaattcacatcaatcaatcggaaatgtttttttatgaaattggtaccgaaagggcgttaatttttcaattagcgtaaccaagtctccggactcattctctcctgttcgtagagataaaatagttctcccgctattttatataagtttctaatcaacctaccgtaaatgattagtggcggctccgattaaatattttctcttgaataaacctaagttgcgattcggtaggacttgggagggttcgaATTAAATTAGTTGATtgaattaacccgataatccgttagcctgaaTTTTAGATCACGACAAGAACCTGATGAACCAGATGTACTAcctcccttctctctccagACTCCACACCGAGAATTCGGAGGGAGGGGAAGGACACTGCGAAGTGGGTAGTTTATCTGGAGCGGATGCCGAATCATTATTCACGCTATAGTAGTTGCACCCCTGGGTGGCTGTATTAGCGCTCAAGTTGTCTAGGACGGTGTTCACATGATGTGCATTATGGACCCAAAGGGAAACACTGTTGCCCGTTGCAGATTCTGTTCGCCATGGTTGAGTCCGCTGCGCTGTTCGCCATGGTACACAGAGAAAAGAGCCCTATAGTGATGCCTATGATTTCTTGAAATGCCAGCATGATGATTGTATAGGTGATGTGGGTATTCTTAATATTGCTACTTTATTTGGGTACTTAGTAAGTATCTCTGTGAAGTTGAGTTAGCCAGCTTTGGCTACATAAGGAGGTCAGTTACATAGGTTGGACCGCTACTTTCGGAAAAATCAGTGCATGGCTTTTGGATTTGACTATTTCTCTATTCATTTGTGCAGAATCTGTAGCACAGCATTAGATCCCTCACTCATGTATAATATcgtaggtctctctctctctctctctctctctctctctcttctgaggCACATATTCAATCTATGTTTCCATCCTCTTATCCTTGAATAATCTTAGCCATGAGACGTACATTGTGGCCGATCGACTAACATCTTTGTCTATGCTTTTGTAGTATAGATACTTTTCGTGATCAGCTCTGGCCTAAAATATTGATTTTCTTGTGCACGGTCTCACAATTAGAAGGTGTTAGTGCATTAAACCATGTCAATCAATGAGTAAAATAGGTAGGTAACAAGAATATAGGATATAACCTTGACAAGTAAAATAACTGATAAAGCATTTTGCTCAGATATAATCGCGCTGGAATTATAAATTCGATATATCTAGCATGTGAAACTGTGACGAGCGTTTGACATTGATGCGAGCGAGAGTTAAGAGAGTTGATGTGAGGGGTGGCTCATGTCAGAAAGCCAGAGAGTGACAAACCTTATTGTCCCTTTGAAGTAGGAACCCTTGTCCAACTCACCCAACCCTCGTCGGATCTGGTGAGGACCGGCCTCACCTGCAGCTAGCGAAGGTATCTCGACCATCGCCCTCGCCGGTGACCAGCGACCTCTGCCGACCATTGCCGACCATTGCCGAGGCTGGCGATCGACGGAAGgaaattgtcgcgaccctcccgaaGTGGAGGTTTCATCAAGTAGGGTATTTGTTCAAGAGCATGAACGCCAATTGGTTCGTTGGGATGAGCCAAAGGCTCATCGCTTCAAGGGTGAGGGCTCTCCCAAGCCCAATATGTGATGGTTTGGGACATTTTGTCTTAAttctttttaatataattaGCTCTAGGAGTTGACACTAGTCATTTTTTGAAGTCGACTAGAAGCCCAACTAAAGTGAGGGAGAATCATTTTGATTTTATGCAACTAGAGCTCTCGGAACGGGACTTGTTTATGTTAATCATGTAATTAACACCATTTCGGTATCACTAGCTAGTTAGTCGTTTTCCTATGGTAGCCATGCAATCCCGACTTACCAGTTAAAGCCTAAAGGTCTTAAAACCATTTCTAAGTTGACATGCAAATTGTTTTTGTGGGTTTATTTCATTAATGTCTAAAATAGTCCTAACCTAATCTAGAAGAGAAATTAACACACAAGTTATTGAAAAACGATGCGATAAGTAAACACTCAAGTTATTGAAAAGCGGCTATCTAAATGCGAAGAAATAGAAACCCGATACGATGTCGGGCAAAAGAGTACATAGGGCCTCGTTCTAAGCCTCAAGACATGAATCCTCGTGCACTAAATTTGGTTTGAATTGATTTCTTACCTAAAagattaatctacctaaacttGAACCTAAAATTAAAgtaatccccaaaaaaaaattaaattgtatgAGTGTGCAATCTCACTAGCCCACTATTTCAGCCGACCCAACTAACTCAGCCCATTTTCTTCAGCCTATTTTGTCTAACCCATGCCTAAAGCCTAATTAAACCTAAGTTAGCCCATAATCTAAATTAGCCCATCCACAGCAAGCACCATCCATGCCCCTTCATCTAACCGAGCGTCCGTCGGCCCTGCAGACCCGCTCGTCGACGGCCGCGCCTCCTAATTACCGAACCGCCACTGATCACCACAGACGGACTCACCTTTCCAAGCGGCCCAGTCTACTGCAGCCATGGGCCTCCGGACGCAAAGATTGAGACTCATCCCCATGGGGAACTCCATCATTACTTATATTATAGGGTAAGTCGCTGATCTCTAGTCATTTATGACGGCAAAATGAATGGTTTCTTTTATCCAACTTTGGAGCAATTTAAACCAATCATCCAGTCATTACTACGTTATGGGGAAAAATATCTTTGCGATTCTTACCGAGTCTTAGAACCTTGATTGGATGTGTATTGTCAACAACTAATCCATTGGTAACGACAAGACCGAGCTAGAAACATTGCTCTTAGCGCCGTCATGATCGACAAACTCGACACTACCATGAGTCCAAGGTCTGTGCACCAGAGCGAGAGAAACAGAAGCTCGAGGGTCAAGGAAGCTAGGAAGGGACATAAGTGGCATAATTATAGCATACACCATCCTTGTAATACAGGATTAATTTAATAGAGTGAATTGTTGTAATCGTTAAATCATGAGTAGATGAGACCGCTTGTATCAATTTTCCTCACATTGACTGTGTATGTTCAATTTTTATGTCTATTCATGTGGATAGCGGACAACGATCTTTATTTTTGTGGTTACTATTTCGGCCACTTTGTTATACCATATTCCTACTGTACATTTCAGCAACAAATATATGCATTTCACGAAAGTTTTTAACAAGAGTTTGAGATTGAAAGCCGTCTTCAGCGAATTTAACTATTTTCTATTTGCTTGATGTAACTCTGTACTTTGTCAAGATCAAACACTGCCAATTTCAAATGCGGTCAAGCCCAAACATTGTCGGATCAAATTGATCCATTCTCGTCCATGACTAATCAGTTCGTACATATACAAAGATCAGTGGCGCCAAGGACGCCATTTATTCCATATTCATGTCACACTGTGATGAGATCTTATTGgattttttgttataaaaaacGTGATCCGTCATGAGCTTAGGTTATCCCGTAAACGAATATTGCTCGTACCTAAGTCTCCAGTCACGAAGCTGTAGTTGCGGGCCGATACTGCATGGGCGCTCTCTCACAATTTCATCGTAGGCGGAACCCATGCAGCTAGTGCAGTCGGCTTGTGTCAGCGCACCGTTGCGCACACCGTGACCAAAGCACTTGGCCGTGCCGCCGACAGAAGCGTGGGCGTAGTAGTTGAACCCGTTTTCCGCGGTGGCGGACCACAAGTTCTGCAGGACGGCGTAGAATGCGTTGGCAAAATCGTCCCAATGCCAGTACTGCGCCACATTGCATACCTTGTACTCAAAAGCCACGTCCGGGTCACTTCTTATGGGACAAAGACAGTGGGAGAGTAATATGAGCAGGACTGCGATTTTGTGTGCGTTGGACATTATGGTAGAGTTTACCGACTTTGCCTCCAAATCTCTTTTGTTTAGTGTAGAGAAACACACAAATGGAGTTGGGTATAAAAAGGGCTCATTTCTCATAGGGTTTTCAGTCGGTAAATCCATtttgatgttgatttttttatttaatctctATTAGAGTCTAAGATTGAGTTAGCCAGTTGTGGCTACATAAGGGTGTCGATTACATTGGTTGGGCCGCTTCGTTTATGTCTCTTGTCATCATTTGTGCAAATATCGATGATATAGGTTATAACATCCATGATTATtctgttttcttctctcttgaATACTCCTAGACCAGAGATTTACAATATGCTCTGGTTGATGAACATCATTGTCTATGGTTTTGTAGTATATAGTTGGACAGGCGAGAAATGGGATCGATACTTTCCGGAGAACATGGTCCAAAAAGTAGTAAACCTACTacattttggccaattgagtcctaaacattttgacaatttgctaattgagtcatattgacagaaaatcgttgacatagaCATCGGTCGTCATACGTGGCATAGCGAGaaccgacatggataatttgtgtaatttatttaaaaagtaatttgaattttgtattatttttatagttttattttcttttttctctctttttttataattgtgccTTGGAGGGGACTAAAGATaaggcaaattgtcaaaagatttaggaatcaattggcaaaattgaaaaatttaggagtaaattaacaaaagtgcaacaggtttaatttttttttttttacaatttcccTAGACTTTCTTTGATCCAGAATAGTACGTTCCAACCTATAATATTGATTATATCGTGAATATATCCAAGTCTTACAAAGTGTAGTGCTAAGGCAAATAAAGACATACACTATAGTTTATATCAAAATACATATGTTTCTATTTCTCTCTGCAAGGAAAATGGGTCGATAAAAACTCCATCCTTAATTAAAAGGAGTGCCTGGAGGAAATTTCTAATCGGacttgattttcctccatgcactccttttaattattattttattttaatttttttttattttattttcccccTCTTCTTTGGCCGGAGGCTAGCTCGAGCCTCGCAACAAGCCAGCGATCGattaaagaagggaaaagaaaaataattataaaaaaaaaaaagagaaaagagaaaaaataaaatttttcgaattgaaaaaaagaaagataaaaatataattgaaaataattaaaaagaaaagaatgtgtAAGTGGAGGGagaaaagatgagggaaaatattttttctcttctcaaaagaaaaaatcattttctcaacttttgaaTGTAAGTTTTCCTTGAGAGGAAAATGTTCTCCTCGACTCGTTTATTTTCTGTAAAATAAAcgcaaaaaagtcttaaaaatattttttttaaaattatttttcgtgaaatgagCGGACAATTCATATGTTTTTGGCCCGTCAGATGCCGAGAGACCGCAAAAGTGGGGAGAGGCATTTGAGAAGTTCTACTTGGGAAGCATTCATGCCTGCCAGTCTGTAACAAATCGATGGTAATGGTAGTGGGTATGTCTTCTCTATCAAAACTCAAAAGAGCATGGCTCACTACTTATCTTTCCACTTGTCCCTCCGCTCTTTACTTCCCCTTAAGAGACTCGTAAAGACAagccctttcttcttcttcagtagAAGCAGAACGAAATCACAGTTCTCAGAGGAAGATGAAAGTGCCATTCTTCTTCGAAAACCTCAGGGTCCTACATGTGCGATGTTCCAGGACGACACGATTTGTGGTCACGCgcatacccttttttttttttttttttgctatatcGATCTTCGTACATATTTAGGCGTGTAACGATCTAAGTATGATCTGCTGTAACCATCTGAGTaggatctttttcctttcatttagGATGGGACTTCGCAGTCATTGCTGTTATTGTTCTATTGAACCTGTCCCATTCCATTTCAACCAGGAAGGTTGGCAAGTTATTCTCAGCTTTTAACTTCACACGTGacgtctctctctgtctctctcctgcCCCTTCTCACAAAGCTGTTGCTTGAAGATATGGAAAGCCCCAATCAGAAAGCagcgcacgagagagagagtgtgtgtatAAGTGTCCAACCACCAGTTGGTGAGCCATCTCCAAGCACGTACCTAAGAGAATTCTCTTCACAGATCGTTCATATCTTTCGACTAATAAGGGCATAACCACACAGCGTTCCCATTAGCCATTGCATCTCCTGGTTAGAAGCTCTTTCATCACCGAATATCTTGCGAGGTTCGCTTCAGCGGTTCTGGTGCAAAATTCGCTGGAAGCTGCATGAGAGCGTACTCCCGTCCCACATCCTTTGTGATATCAACATAATCGGTTTCTGTTATCGACATGAGATCAGTCGTCTTGGCATTCGTTTTTGTGTTCGTTTTCCGTGCGGGTAAGTAGGCCTCCATGTCCCAGAGGAGAATCCATGAATGATCTCGCGGTTTTCTTCGTTGGCTCTAAGCTTGTGTTTCGTGGTCGCTGCAGCTGCATATGATTCCCTGGATCCCAATGGCAACATAACAATCAAATGGGACATCATGTCTTGGACCGCGGACGGTTACGTGGTAAGTACTGATGTATAAAATTTCGCTAATTTCACATGACGCACACCCATGTACCAGAGAATCATTGATTCTCCAACGATATCCATCTGCGTAGCCCCTGTGATTTTAGTAGTCTCGACTACCACTGCCCCGATCTtaggaaagagaaaggaatgTACCGATGTCCTTTCCTAATGCTTCCGGTTAACGCAGGCGGTCGTCACGATGAACAATTTCCAGATGTACCGACACATAATGAGCCCCGGCTGGACCCTCGGATGGGCCTGGGCAAAGAAGGAAGTAATCTGGTCTATGGTGGGTGCTCAAACCACCGAACAAGGCGACTGCTCCAAGTTCAAAGCCGCCATACCTCATTGCTGCAAGAAAACACCCACAGTCGTGGACTTGCTCCCTGGTGTCCCTTACAACCAGCAGTACGCAAATTGCTGCAAAGGCGGGGTTGTCGCCGCTTGGGGTCAAGATCCGTTGTCTTCGGTCTCTGCTTTCCAAGTCAGCGTCGGCCAAGCGGGTACTTCAAATAAGACGGTTAAGCTCCCAAAGAACTTCACTTTACTTGGTCCGGGACCCGGGTACACCTGTGGGCCTGCGAAGATTGTGCCATCCACCACTTTCCTTACCCCGGACAAGCGCCGGAAAACTCAGGCATTGAGTGAGTTCGCTTTGCATAATCTTTTTATCTTGAAATTTCAGCCCTGTTGTACGAACATAACTTTAAAATTGATATGTTGTTCTAACAATGGAATGTCTCCGACTTagcctaaaaaaaatcatgctttCGCAGACAAAATCTCGTGGATAGAAACTTCCCTGTTCCATTGCAACAGTCGTTTTTTAGTGAAACTAGGAAGCAATGCTTGTCCGTTTCGCCTTATTGACATGTATTTCCTGGTTCTTACAAGATTTACTAATTTCTTGTGCAATTCTGCAGCTCCTTTGCGAAGAACCGTAGCGTAACACTGAAACATTTGGTTGTCACTCCTGACATTCCTTTTCCGTGCTCTTAAATTGCAGTGACATGGAATGTTACCTGCACTTATTCACAGTTCCTGGCCAGGAAGAACCCCAGCTGCTGCGTCTCTTTCTCATCTTTCTACAATGAAACCATCACCCCCTGCCCCTCCTGTACCTGTGGTTGCCAGAACAAGAATAGTTGTGTCAAGTAAGCCGATAAATACCAAACTAGGATCGACCGCTTATGTGCACGATGATTAATCGCCCGAAACCTGTATGCTGAACTTGATATGGCTATTGGTGATGCAGGAGTGACTCCAAAATTCTAACCATGGCAGGGGTAAACACACCTAGGAAAGACAACGCACCTCTATTACAATGCACGCACCACATGTGCCCAGTCCGGGTACACTGGCACGTGAAGCTCAACTACAAGGACTACTGGCGTGTCAAGATTGCGATCACAAACTTCAATTATCGGATGAACTACACACTTTGGTCTCTCGTGATCCAGCACCCCAACCTAAACAACGTGACGCAAGTTTTCAGTTTCGATTACAAGCCTCTCGTCCCGTATGAATCCATAAGTGAGTGTGCCCTATCTTTTGGTTACGTACCAATTCCTGAGTTGGGCATTTAATGAACTGCTCTGTGTTTCGCTCTATATTGCAGATGATACGGGGATGTTCTATGGTATGAAGTACTACAATGACTTGCTGATGGAAGCGGGGCCACTTGGCAATGTGCAGTCCGAGGTACTTCTCCAGAAGGACAAGAACACGTTCTCGTTTAAGCAAGGTTGGGCATTTCCGAGGAAGGTTTACTTCAATGGCGATGAGTGCATGCTGCCGCAGCCAGATGCATACCCTTATCTGCCGAATTCGGCGCGTCAAAAGTCACTCCCTTTCTTGACCTTAGTCTCTTGTGTTCTTCTCGTCATATTCACCGCTTGGTGATTTGCTTTCCAGGAGTTCAAGTTGCCGAGTATTCAGATTCATTTCCCACCTCTTTTACATGCTGCAATTCTCAGCAGTTTTGAGGACTCAGTGTCAGATCGGATTATTGAGAGTAATGTATACAAACTCGCGATTTGCTTGACATATGAATACGGTGCATGATAGTCAAACAAGCTTCTTAGTAAAATTCGGATATTTGAGAGAGAAACAGAACATGATCAATACAGGGCTTGATCCCATTGAAGTTTAACTCGCTTTTACTCCATGTAAGCGAAGACTGATCTAAAGTAAAGCTCTTTAACTTGTGCGCGGTGTGTTGCTCTTTCttccatttctctttttcatttcttcgaCATGGCCTTCCTAGAATCTAGGGTATTTGACGTACAATGACATGAACCTTGTGCGTCAGAGAGTACAGGAAACGCAAACTGTAATGCATTAGATCTCACTTGACATCGCTGTTACTAGTAGGTAACACCAACTTGACAGCAAGACATTTTACAAATATAAGGTGAAGTACAGAATAAGTTTTGGACTCATCAGTTTGGTATCAAAATGTAAAAGGAAACGATGTTGGCCTCTGGGAAAGTGACAATGCACCTTAAGGCCATCTGA is a window from the Rhodamnia argentea isolate NSW1041297 chromosome 8, ASM2092103v1, whole genome shotgun sequence genome containing:
- the LOC115755531 gene encoding COBRA-like protein 4, whose amino-acid sequence is MRSVVLAFVFVFVFRAAAYDSLDPNGNITIKWDIMSWTADGYVAVVTMNNFQMYRHIMSPGWTLGWAWAKKEVIWSMVGAQTTEQGDCSKFKAAIPHCCKKTPTVVDLLPGVPYNQQYANCCKGGVVAAWGQDPLSSVSAFQVSVGQAGTSNKTVKLPKNFTLLGPGPGYTCGPAKIVPSTTFLTPDKRRKTQALMTWNVTCTYSQFLARKNPSCCVSFSSFYNETITPCPSCTCGCQNKNSCVKSDSKILTMAGVNTPRKDNAPLLQCTHHMCPVRVHWHVKLNYKDYWRVKIAITNFNYRMNYTLWSLVIQHPNLNNVTQVFSFDYKPLVPYESINDTGMFYGMKYYNDLLMEAGPLGNVQSEVLLQKDKNTFSFKQGWAFPRKVYFNGDECMLPQPDAYPYLPNSARQKSLPFLTLVSCVLLVIFTAW